The Ooceraea biroi isolate clonal line C1 chromosome 7, Obir_v5.4, whole genome shotgun sequence genomic sequence ATtcttaaatattgaatatttccgTAAAGTTTATTATGTTCAAGATTTAGATAAAAGTcagttattgtatatattgtaatggtacttttacaaataatttctGATGTGGAGCCGATATATAATCTGGAATTTGTCTTACACTACCAtgcttttagaaaaataagaatgtataataagtattattatattatactagtataattttaatcaactaaTGTTACATAAGTAGAATTAGTGTTAATGTTTCCGTTgcaataaatacaaaataatataaaattgtaattaaaattaacttattaaaagaGACGTAAATAATCTTCTATAAAGCAAACTCTACTTAGATATCCTCTTAGTAATATAAGAAACAAATCTTCTTACATGTCTAGGATATCTTTAAATTATCAATCACAATGATTTCTTTCATTGCttctaatattaaatgtaaaataaccataattagaaaatacatAACGCTTGCACAACACGTTtctaaaagaattatatttatgacaACAAAGAATATACGTTTTTCTTCGTTAAgacttaatataattataaaggtACATAATGTTgtctaattatttaattatgttgttgtacataaatgttatataagtGATTTCTCTATAGTATTAGAGTTATATTGTCTTTTTCATACATTGTGACATATTACGAACTTGTATCTCTTCTACGTAGTGAATCGATGCTAATGCGTGAGAAAACTGCAGATGCGATGCGTGACATTGCACCCAATTGCTTAGCGATATAGTGGTACGTAATTTTTTTGTCGGCATTAGTTCTCATACGATCGCATGGAAACtagtttgaatatttaataggTTTGAAAAGAACGCTTTTAAGAAGTTTCTGCATATGCGATGTAAATGCTCTGTATTGAATGCGAGGTAACATCGGTTCATGCAGGAAGAGAAACCATCAGTTTTTCGCTACCCTTCGATATGGGTGATTCAAAATACTCCGGACGAAATggtatttaacattatataataactacaaatagaaatattcatgtttcgagaatactaattttttataaactggCACAATTTCTTAAGTTAATTATTCCAAGATATATTATTCTACACGtccagttttattaaaaattatgtaagcagaaatataagtgttgaaataaacaatttgttGAAGTTGAAATTCCAATTAGTTTTTATCTCATTAGAATCTTATctcaataaaatttctataggAAGACTTCGAATGGGCAGTGAAATTGAATCGTGCGGGTTTGAATTTGGTTGGGATATGGCCTGATCCGGAAGAAAATCccagagaaaaattaatgagcAATATACGTGTATTCGTTACATTTCTGCTGGTGATAAGTTTATTGGTGCCTTCTATACATTCATTGATTAAAACTCATTCTGATATCATGCTGACAACAGACAATTTACAATATACTTTACCGGCTCTTAGCACTATTATAAAACTCCTAATATTTTGGTGGAAAAAAAAAGGTAAATGTTCAACAATATATTATCtcagatttaaatatatacaatatatatgtatatatatacagggtgtccggtaatgttcgccccagcttccgtacacgagtagagcggatcgagacgaagagaaaagtcctataccgttttgcgatattcgcaataataatcctatacctcgagcggctcggcactcgcctccgcgcgctctggattcgcttgactttaatattcaatatttcgattattattgcgaatatcgcaaaacggtataggacttttctcttcgtctcgatccgctctactcgtgtacggaagctggggcgatcattaccggacaccctgtatatatactatatatatatatatatatatatatatatatatatacagggtgtccctggttttaaccgacaaactgcgggagcatattctactagtggaaataagaaaaaattcttatatcgagtttgcttagaaatgctttattacaaagttataaaccaatattgaaaagaaatatgagataagtaacaacggaacatagtgtagaatttggaaggtcgaagatgtttatgttacgtgtattcacatgtattcatgttcactatgttgaaacgattcagtatgattgttactttcacaacagtagctgttagatttcaatcgtcgtgtcaactagcaattactatcagaatgccaaaagtgttttcaaatgaggaatacaccgatattcatttcgtgtacggattctgtgacggaaatgcacgagctgccgtacgagagtatcaacgtagatttcctaacaggagagtaccagatagatttaaagcaacgaattactaattcagttattgagatgcaacaaaattttcaggaatgtcgtactgtaacaaattctgtactgcgtcgatgtctagcttgtatcgatgtgcaaggacaatattttgaaatgcgtcactaaatcattgcgtagataatttttatttttgcgaaaaaatccgttgttacttatctcatatttcttttcaatattggtttataactttgtaataaagcatttctaagtaaactcgatataagaattttttcttatttccactagtagaatatgctcccgcagtttgtcggttaaaacccgggacaccctgtatatatataagtacataAGAATATGTTTGTATGGAAGAGTTATGAGGTAACTTATAAAAGTCTTATAAACGTTtgcttgcaaaataaaaagacataGACTTTGGACTGTTCACAATTTAAGACTGAGCAAATTTTCTtctaatatgatataaatatgtataatattgttatttttactaaaattGCCGATGTTTTTGAAGCACTTGCCTCGATCATAAAGATGATTGTCGAAGACTGGTTAAACTCAAAAACCATCtatgaaaaaaatgcgatGATGAAATGGGCGCTACATgcacgtattattattacatgcaCGTATCTTGTAATAGTGTTGGCATTCATACTGCTTTTTGGCATGCCTATTATCGGAAAATCAATGGCATTGACTCCGAATATCACTGATTCCGGCAAATCAACGGTCATACCAACCTATTACATTTATGATGTAACGAAGAAACCGCAGTatcaattaacatttattagtCAATACATCTCTATCAGTACCACTGCCGTGATTTATACAGGAATCGATAACTTTTTTGCATTATgtgtttttcatatttgcgGACAATTGAATATTATGAGGAGTCGTCTCAAACATAGTCACAGTAATTTTCGTACCGTATTGAAGAATAGTGTGATATATCATATTCGATTGCTCAggtatatatgaatatattacaatacactCATgccaatatattttatatatgttaatatgatattttagAGCTATAAATACTATAGAAGATACGTACAGTGTGatccttttaatattgtttgtatattttggaataatgtttgcattctGCGGATTCCTATTAATTACTGTAAGTACCACTAaagttttgcaaatatttaacctatttattattatactttttcttcCTAATCATTATCACACACGGAATTCTACTTGCTAAAAGAACATATAATTCTTTAACATGAACTTCTAAACTTAAATGTCGATTCTACCTATTGACATAACTTGATTTAATGTTGATAATTAGCTATTTGAAGTCGAAGAGAACAATGTATCGTTCACGCGtttgttatttcttttccttATTATTATCTCTATGCTCGTACATATGGGTATTTATTGCGCAGTTGGCGAGGCACTAATATCTGAAGTAAGTGTATTTCTATTTATCGCACGTTAGCAGAACgaatttatatgatataaaatacaataatataaaactgaaatgtAGTAAACATGtgtttcttatatatattgtttaaacaTAACTGTAATGTTTCTAAGTGCAATGGAATTTATTATGCGGTCTACGATTTCGAATGGTACTATTTGGATCCAAAAGAAGCGAAGGATTTAATcccatttattattaaagttagTGAGCCTGTATATTTCACTGCTGGAAAAGTATTTCCAGTGACAATGGCTATGCTTTGCAATGTAAGATATATCACAAATAGTAGAATAACtttagtataaatattataaataatttcacgcACTGGCACATAATTGTAAGTGATTTAAACATTGATAACATTTGCACTATGACATTTGACGTTACTAATATGtcaagaattatattatttatggaaGTTTTATTGAATAACATCAACTTACTCGCACCTTACTTACCTTAAAAATAAAGCGACCAAACTGGCAAGAAAATTCTTTATTCACAaactacgtttcgaccatgCGGGTtgtggtccttatcaagtgacGATGTTACAAACTAGAAATAATAGTAGATGTTAAACTTAATTCAAATAAACTTACATACAAAAATTCACGCAAAATTACTCACATTAACATAAGAACTGAACTTTACAGTATGGACATCCTAAGAGAGAGGACGTGTTACAAAGCACGTCTAGATCGAACAACTAGAAATGTCACAATAGCAAGTCCGCAAACACGAAGCAAACGTCGATAAATAGATGTCAAGGGTGAAAAACATTGTCAATGGCAGATAAGACTGTCATACACGGAGTTCAAATTTTCAGTATCattctgtaaattaattatgttgtcaaacatgtttataaaaaacatttcagcaATTTGTCTCGTATGCCAGTGCTTTCTTTGTGCAACACAATCGGATTTGATCAATCAAAATCATGATTGCCAGAAAGACGATGTTCAGTCACTACGGAATAGGTTTTTGAACTTCGATTAATGTTGCGTCTATGTTCACCAATTCTAGTTTCGAGTCTTGTGCTTTGTAACATGTCCTCTCACCTAGGATGTCCATACTGTAA encodes the following:
- the LOC105287405 gene encoding uncharacterized protein LOC105287405 isoform X2, with translation MLCIECEVTSVHAGRETISFSLPFDMGDSKYSGRNDFEWAVKLNRAGLNLVGIWPDPEENPREKLMSNIRVFVTFLLVISLLVPSIHSLIKTHSDIMLTTDNLQYTLPALSTIIKLLIFWWKKKALASIIKMIVEDWLNSKTIYEKNAMMKWALHARIIITCTYLVIVLAFILLFGMPIIGKSMALTPNITDSGKSTVIPTYYIYDVTKKPQYQLTFISQYISISTTAVIYTGIDNFFALCVFHICGQLNIMRSRLKHSHSNFRTVLKNSVIYHIRLLRAINTIEDTYSVILLILFVYFGIMFAFCGFLLITLFEVEENNVSFTRLLFLFLIIISMLVHMGIYCAVGEALISECNGIYYAVYDFEWYYLDPKEAKDLIPFIIKVSEPVYFTAGKVFPVTMAMLCNYGHPKREDVLQSTSRSNN
- the LOC105287405 gene encoding uncharacterized protein LOC105287405 isoform X1 codes for the protein MLCIECEVTSVHAGRETISFSLPFDMGDSKYSGRNDFEWAVKLNRAGLNLVGIWPDPEENPREKLMSNIRVFVTFLLVISLLVPSIHSLIKTHSDIMLTTDNLQYTLPALSTIIKLLIFWWKKKALASIIKMIVEDWLNSKTIYEKNAMMKWALHARIIITCTYLVIVLAFILLFGMPIIGKSMALTPNITDSGKSTVIPTYYIYDVTKKPQYQLTFISQYISISTTAVIYTGIDNFFALCVFHICGQLNIMRSRLKHSHSNFRTVLKNSVIYHIRLLRAINTIEDTYSVILLILFVYFGIMFAFCGFLLITLFEVEENNVSFTRLLFLFLIIISMLVHMGIYCAVGEALISECNGIYYAVYDFEWYYLDPKEAKDLIPFIIKVSEPVYFTAGKVFPVTMAMLCNLIKTSAGYISVLLATKRN
- the LOC105287405 gene encoding uncharacterized protein LOC105287405 isoform X3; the protein is MQEEKPSVFRYPSIWVIQNTPDEMEDFEWAVKLNRAGLNLVGIWPDPEENPREKLMSNIRVFVTFLLVISLLVPSIHSLIKTHSDIMLTTDNLQYTLPALSTIIKLLIFWWKKKALASIIKMIVEDWLNSKTIYEKNAMMKWALHARIIITCTYLVIVLAFILLFGMPIIGKSMALTPNITDSGKSTVIPTYYIYDVTKKPQYQLTFISQYISISTTAVIYTGIDNFFALCVFHICGQLNIMRSRLKHSHSNFRTVLKNSVIYHIRLLRAINTIEDTYSVILLILFVYFGIMFAFCGFLLITLFEVEENNVSFTRLLFLFLIIISMLVHMGIYCAVGEALISECNGIYYAVYDFEWYYLDPKEAKDLIPFIIKVSEPVYFTAGKVFPVTMAMLCNLIKTSAGYISVLLATKRN